Proteins co-encoded in one Erwinia sp. genomic window:
- the rsuA gene encoding Ribosomal small subunit pseudouridine synthase A (ID:JIFNMEKO_01811;~source:Prodigal:2.6) has translation MRLGKFLSQQLEISRAIAGRELRARKVTVDGEVIRDGSWKLSEESHVEYEGRVLIHSTGPRYFMLNKPQGYVCSTDDPDHPTVLYFIEEPMAYKLHSAGRLDIDTTGLVLMTDDGQWSHRITSPRHHCEKCYLVTLEDVVSPDTVKLFAEGVRLHNEKTLTQPAQLEHITEKQVRLTIHEGRYHQVKRMFAAAGNHVVALHRERIGGITLDETLQPGEYRALTQAEIATVGKPG, from the coding sequence ATGCGCCTTGGTAAGTTTTTGTCTCAACAGTTAGAAATCAGTCGGGCAATTGCCGGACGAGAGCTTCGCGCCCGTAAAGTTACGGTGGATGGTGAAGTGATCAGAGACGGTTCCTGGAAACTCAGCGAAGAGAGTCATGTTGAGTATGAGGGCAGGGTATTAATCCATTCAACTGGTCCGCGTTATTTCATGCTCAACAAACCACAAGGTTATGTTTGTTCAACCGATGATCCTGACCACCCAACGGTACTCTATTTTATCGAAGAGCCGATGGCCTATAAGTTACACAGTGCCGGACGTCTCGATATTGATACCACGGGTCTGGTGTTGATGACGGATGATGGGCAATGGTCACACCGAATCACCTCTCCACGCCATCACTGTGAGAAGTGCTATCTGGTCACTCTGGAAGATGTGGTTTCACCTGATACTGTGAAGCTATTTGCCGAAGGCGTGCGACTCCATAATGAAAAAACACTCACTCAGCCAGCACAATTAGAACACATTACTGAAAAACAAGTGAGACTGACCATACATGAGGGACGTTATCATCAGGTAAAGCGCATGTTCGCGGCTGCAGGAAACCATGTGGTGGCTTTGCATCGTGAACGCATCGGTGGAATAACACTGGATGAAACGTTGCAACCTGGGGAGTACCGGGCACTAACACAAGCTGAGATAGCCACCGTTGGCAAGCCAGGTTAA
- a CDS encoding hypothetical protein (ID:JIFNMEKO_01806;~source:Prodigal:2.6), whose product MNEQAAIYRYLRTEMIHSGLSRRVLDNTA is encoded by the coding sequence ATGAATGAACAGGCTGCCATTTATCGTTATTTGCGCACAGAAATGATTCATAGCGGTCTCAGCAGGCGGGTGCTAGATAATACCGCGTGA
- the rplY gene encoding 50S ribosomal protein L25 (ID:JIFNMEKO_01813;~source:Prodigal:2.6), translating into MFTIEAAVRKEQGKGASRRLRAAQKFPAIIYGGKEPAVSIELDHDHVMNIQVKPEFYSEVITLVVDGQEVKVKVQAVQRHPFKPKVTHIDFLRA; encoded by the coding sequence ATGTTCACTATTGAAGCAGCAGTACGTAAAGAGCAGGGTAAGGGTGCGAGCCGCCGCCTGCGCGCAGCACAAAAGTTCCCCGCTATCATTTATGGTGGCAAAGAACCCGCTGTGTCTATCGAACTGGATCATGACCACGTCATGAACATTCAGGTAAAACCTGAATTTTACAGTGAAGTGATCACCCTGGTGGTTGATGGTCAGGAAGTGAAAGTGAAGGTGCAGGCTGTGCAACGCCATCCTTTCAAACCAAAAGTGACCCATATCGATTTCCTTCGCGCGTAA
- the radD gene encoding Putative DNA repair helicase RadD (ID:JIFNMEKO_01812;~source:Prodigal:2.6), producing the protein MRFFMAYSTGVLPHNSIFFMTFTLRPYQQDAVNAAIQYFQHQDSPAVIVLPTGAGKSLVIAELARQAKGRVLVLAHVKELVAQNHSKFEASGLNGAIFSAGLQRKQSDGKVIFASVQSVVRAMQQFCLPFSLLVIDECHRIDDKKKSQYQQIITHLQQINPKLRILGLTATPFRLGKGWIYQYHYHGMVRGTNDAFFRDCIFELPLRYMIKHGFLVPPNRWDMPVVEYDFSRLTPRNDGHYNAVELNHEIAQQARITPQIVSQIIDFSRERQGVMIFAATVEHAEEIMALLPESKALITADTPGDERDRLISAFKSRQIHFMVNVAVLTTGFDAPHVDLIAILRPTESVSLYQQIVGRGLRLSPGKTECLIVDYAGNTHDLFTPEIGAVKGDRNSVPVQVFCPVCQYANIFWGKTDACGHIIEHYGRRCQGIIADSTERHQCTFRFRFKSCPACDAENDIAARRCHDCDTCLVDPDDQLKAAMKMKGALILRCAAMVLEKTFDAGGEWLNIRYYDEEATELSERFRLQTAAQRAAFTHHFIRQHQRALGLPLSWQTIDDLLQQQDSFRAPDFLIGQKQRHFWRIRDKIFDYQGRYRRANELR; encoded by the coding sequence ATGCGCTTTTTCATGGCATACTCTACGGGTGTACTCCCTCATAACAGTATCTTTTTTATGACATTCACCTTGCGCCCCTACCAGCAGGACGCCGTAAATGCGGCTATCCAGTATTTTCAGCATCAGGACTCTCCGGCAGTTATCGTTTTGCCCACAGGCGCAGGCAAGAGTCTGGTGATTGCTGAACTTGCTCGCCAGGCAAAAGGCCGCGTTCTGGTACTGGCTCACGTGAAAGAGCTGGTGGCACAAAATCACAGTAAATTCGAAGCATCAGGTCTTAACGGGGCTATCTTTTCTGCCGGTCTGCAACGAAAACAGAGCGACGGTAAAGTCATTTTTGCCAGTGTGCAATCCGTGGTTCGCGCCATGCAACAGTTCTGTTTGCCGTTTAGTTTGCTGGTAATCGATGAGTGCCATCGCATTGACGACAAAAAAAAGAGTCAGTATCAACAGATTATTACCCACCTGCAGCAGATCAATCCGAAATTACGTATCCTCGGACTGACCGCCACACCCTTCCGGTTAGGCAAAGGCTGGATCTACCAATATCATTATCATGGCATGGTCCGGGGGACTAATGATGCTTTTTTTCGTGATTGTATCTTTGAACTTCCGCTGCGTTACATGATTAAACATGGTTTTTTAGTTCCTCCCAACCGTTGGGATATGCCAGTTGTAGAATATGATTTCAGTCGCCTGACTCCGCGCAACGATGGTCATTACAACGCAGTGGAATTAAACCATGAGATCGCTCAGCAGGCGCGCATTACACCTCAGATTGTCAGCCAGATTATCGACTTCTCTCGTGAGCGCCAGGGGGTGATGATTTTTGCGGCAACAGTTGAACATGCAGAAGAGATTATGGCACTGCTACCAGAGAGCAAGGCATTGATCACGGCAGATACACCTGGTGACGAACGGGATAGATTAATTAGCGCTTTCAAATCACGCCAAATTCACTTTATGGTGAACGTGGCTGTGCTGACAACCGGATTTGATGCGCCACATGTCGATCTGATCGCAATACTTCGGCCCACCGAATCAGTCAGTCTTTACCAGCAAATCGTCGGGCGAGGTCTACGCCTCTCGCCTGGAAAGACAGAATGCTTAATTGTCGATTATGCGGGGAATACTCATGACCTGTTCACACCTGAAATAGGAGCTGTGAAAGGGGATCGTAACAGTGTACCAGTGCAGGTTTTTTGCCCGGTATGTCAATACGCCAATATCTTCTGGGGGAAAACTGACGCATGCGGACACATCATTGAACATTATGGCCGACGTTGTCAGGGGATCATTGCCGATAGTACCGAGCGTCATCAGTGTACCTTTCGTTTTCGTTTCAAATCTTGTCCCGCCTGTGATGCGGAAAACGATATTGCTGCCCGACGCTGCCACGATTGTGATACCTGCCTTGTTGATCCTGACGATCAATTAAAAGCAGCAATGAAAATGAAAGGCGCACTTATTTTGCGTTGCGCCGCCATGGTACTGGAAAAAACGTTCGATGCCGGTGGAGAATGGCTGAACATCCGCTATTACGATGAAGAGGCAACGGAACTGAGTGAGCGTTTCCGGCTGCAAACAGCAGCTCAACGTGCGGCATTTACACATCATTTCATTCGTCAGCACCAACGCGCCCTTGGGCTTCCCCTTTCATGGCAGACGATTGATGACCTGCTGCAACAACAGGATAGCTTTCGCGCACCAGACTTTCTGATTGGGCAAAAACAGCGCCACTTCTGGCGTATCCGGGACAAAATTTTCGACTATCAGGGCCGCTATAGAAGAGCCAACGAATTGCGTTAA
- a CDS encoding hypothetical protein (ID:JIFNMEKO_01803;~UPF0153 protein YeiW;~source:Prodigal:2.6), whose product MRCREGCGACCIAPSISTPIPGMPNGKPANTHCVQLDEHLRCKLFASPERPAVCARLQPELVMCGVKRDDALYYLSVLEIATSPV is encoded by the coding sequence ATGCGATGTCGTGAAGGATGTGGGGCATGCTGTATCGCACCCTCTATATCAACACCGATTCCCGGCATGCCGAATGGCAAGCCAGCGAACACTCATTGTGTTCAACTGGATGAGCATCTGCGTTGCAAACTCTTCGCTTCGCCAGAGCGACCAGCTGTTTGTGCGCGTTTACAGCCTGAATTGGTGATGTGTGGTGTCAAACGTGATGATGCACTCTATTATTTATCAGTGCTTGAAATTGCGACGTCACCGGTATGA
- the mepS_2 gene encoding Murein DD-endopeptidase MepS/Murein LD-carboxypeptidase (ID:JIFNMEKO_01807;~source:Prodigal:2.6) — MVKSQPILRYIRKVIPAVVLTTLFSTCNLANASVNTQTETHAVKLEGGFLLQASQDEFEKLVNSVDVKSRLMDQYFDWKGVRYRLGGNSKRGIDCSAFVQKTFREQFGLDLPRSTHAMSGSGKRIQRAKLRAGDLVLFRAGSTGRHVGIYLGNDNFVHASTSSGVMISNLNDSYWKNRFRDARRILTPTS, encoded by the coding sequence ATGGTCAAGTCTCAACCGATACTGAGATACATTCGTAAGGTAATACCTGCTGTTGTTTTGACAACGCTATTTTCTACCTGCAACCTGGCTAACGCCAGTGTGAATACTCAAACTGAGACGCATGCAGTTAAACTCGAGGGTGGTTTTTTACTGCAAGCGTCTCAGGATGAATTTGAAAAACTGGTCAATAGTGTCGATGTCAAGTCACGCCTCATGGACCAGTATTTCGACTGGAAGGGTGTGCGTTATCGCCTTGGTGGTAATAGTAAACGCGGTATTGATTGTTCAGCTTTTGTCCAGAAAACTTTTCGTGAACAATTCGGTCTTGACCTCCCGCGGTCGACACATGCAATGAGTGGCTCTGGCAAACGTATTCAACGAGCAAAATTACGTGCTGGTGACCTGGTCTTATTCCGTGCAGGTTCTACTGGTCGCCATGTCGGCATTTACCTCGGCAATGATAATTTTGTTCATGCATCGACCAGTTCCGGTGTAATGATTTCAAATCTCAACGACTCTTACTGGAAAAATCGCTTTCGTGATGCCCGACGGATTTTAACTCCAACGAGTTGA
- the yeiP gene encoding Elongation factor P-like protein (ID:JIFNMEKO_01804;~source:Prodigal:2.6), whose amino-acid sequence MPRANEIKKGMAVSHNGKLLLVKDIDVQSPSARGASTLYKMRFTDVRTGLKVEERFKGDDILDTISLNRRQVTFSYLDGDEYVFMDDEDYTPYSFKKAHIEEELLFLPEGVIPGIQVLTMDGEILALELPQTVEMDIVETTPGIKGASASARTKPATMSTGLTIQVPEYLSNGDRIRIHIPERRYMGRAE is encoded by the coding sequence ATGCCAAGAGCAAATGAGATAAAAAAAGGCATGGCTGTCAGCCATAATGGAAAACTTCTGCTGGTAAAAGATATTGATGTGCAAAGCCCTAGTGCGCGCGGCGCTTCCACGCTCTATAAAATGAGATTCACCGATGTACGCACCGGGCTGAAAGTCGAAGAGCGTTTCAAAGGCGATGATATCCTCGATACCATATCACTCAACCGTCGTCAGGTGACATTTTCTTATCTTGATGGTGATGAGTATGTGTTTATGGATGACGAAGACTATACCCCTTATTCATTCAAAAAAGCACATATAGAGGAAGAGCTCCTTTTCCTCCCTGAGGGCGTTATTCCCGGTATCCAGGTGCTCACCATGGATGGCGAAATACTGGCCCTGGAGCTCCCCCAAACGGTTGAAATGGACATCGTAGAAACAACGCCAGGCATCAAGGGTGCCTCAGCCAGTGCGCGGACCAAACCGGCAACAATGAGTACCGGGTTAACTATTCAGGTCCCGGAATATCTCAGTAACGGAGATCGGATCCGCATTCATATCCCTGAGCGCCGTTATATGGGGCGTGCTGAATAG
- the bcr_2 gene encoding Bicyclomycin resistance protein (ID:JIFNMEKO_01810;~source:Prodigal:2.6), whose product MADRKNSSVGLVIILGLLSMLMPLSIDMYLPALPDIARQYAVSSGSVQMTLNLYIVGFAFGQLVYGPLADSFGRKPILVAGTLAFSFAAAACALSQSIEQLIIMRTLHGLAAAAGSVVISALMRDCYSKEEFSRMMSFVLLVTTIAPLLAPIIGGWLLLLASWHAIFWVLAFAGIITALLVITQLKETLPKSQRQAFHLRTTLGNFLSLFRHRQVFCYMLASGFSFAGLFSFLNAGPFVYIELNHISPQHFGYYFALNVVFLFLMTLINSRLVRRFGSLAMFRLGILIQFSMGCWLVIVSALGLGFAPLVFGVALFIGCVAMVSSNAMAVILEEFPLMAGTASSLAGTLRFGVGAVVGALLSLVSFNSAWPMILSIFLCASSSLLLFLRASCLHKSMKS is encoded by the coding sequence ATGGCAGATAGGAAAAATTCATCAGTAGGGTTGGTGATTATACTTGGACTGTTGTCGATGCTGATGCCGTTGTCAATTGATATGTACCTTCCTGCCTTGCCCGATATTGCGCGGCAGTATGCGGTTTCTTCGGGCAGTGTTCAGATGACGCTCAATCTGTACATTGTCGGTTTCGCATTCGGACAATTGGTTTATGGACCACTGGCTGACAGTTTTGGGCGCAAACCGATCTTGGTAGCCGGGACGCTAGCCTTTTCGTTTGCTGCCGCAGCATGTGCCCTTTCGCAGAGCATTGAACAACTGATCATAATGCGCACATTACACGGTTTGGCGGCAGCGGCTGGAAGTGTTGTCATCAGTGCATTAATGCGGGATTGTTATTCAAAAGAAGAATTTTCGCGCATGATGTCTTTTGTTTTACTGGTGACAACGATTGCGCCGTTGCTTGCTCCGATAATTGGAGGCTGGTTACTATTACTGGCCAGCTGGCATGCTATTTTTTGGGTTCTCGCTTTTGCCGGCATTATTACTGCATTACTGGTGATCACACAGCTCAAAGAGACATTGCCAAAATCGCAGCGGCAGGCGTTCCATTTGCGCACTACCCTGGGTAATTTTCTTTCATTATTTCGCCATCGACAGGTGTTTTGCTACATGCTGGCCAGTGGTTTTTCTTTTGCCGGTCTCTTCTCTTTTCTCAATGCAGGCCCTTTTGTTTATATCGAACTGAATCATATATCACCGCAACACTTCGGTTACTATTTCGCTCTTAATGTTGTTTTTCTGTTTCTAATGACGTTAATTAATAGTCGCCTTGTCAGGCGTTTTGGGTCGCTGGCAATGTTCCGGCTTGGTATCCTGATACAATTTAGCATGGGATGCTGGCTGGTTATCGTCAGCGCACTGGGGTTGGGTTTTGCACCGCTTGTTTTTGGAGTGGCGCTTTTTATCGGCTGCGTAGCGATGGTTTCATCTAATGCCATGGCGGTTATTCTTGAGGAGTTTCCTTTGATGGCGGGGACAGCGTCTTCACTGGCGGGAACCCTGCGATTCGGTGTTGGTGCGGTAGTTGGAGCTCTTCTTTCTTTGGTTTCATTTAACAGTGCCTGGCCAATGATTCTGTCTATTTTTCTCTGTGCCAGTAGCTCATTGTTGCTGTTCCTACGCGCCAGTTGTTTACATAAAAGCATGAAAAGCTGA
- the yejG gene encoding putative protein YejG (ID:JIFNMEKO_01809;~source:Prodigal:2.6) gives MPIQGDKVNKLQHSVVHRLPQCYRWCSGLPGSTIEPVTRNHNHDDDLVALKLLSHHGEQAWVVMLIIKDALAQIQLNCVVLEWQGEPCLFVSRHDEFATTCRLKNFGVGIAENFVAYPIQ, from the coding sequence ATGCCGATCCAGGGAGATAAGGTGAATAAATTACAGCACTCCGTGGTACATCGATTACCGCAATGTTACCGTTGGTGTTCAGGCTTACCTGGCAGTACCATCGAACCTGTCACTCGTAATCATAATCATGACGATGATCTCGTTGCTCTGAAATTATTAAGCCATCATGGCGAGCAGGCGTGGGTTGTTATGTTGATTATTAAGGATGCTTTGGCACAGATACAACTAAATTGTGTTGTTCTTGAATGGCAGGGGGAACCTTGTTTGTTTGTGTCGCGTCACGATGAATTCGCCACCACCTGTCGCCTGAAGAATTTTGGTGTCGGGATTGCTGAAAACTTCGTTGCGTATCCTATTCAGTAA
- the lpxT gene encoding Lipid A 1-diphosphate synthase (ID:JIFNMEKO_01805;~source:Prodigal:2.6), giving the protein MCFLHVYQTTVATDCFQSVGFYAVFSWYLPVNHGVWFTIDKSIFYWFNDQLVSNRLLSWVIAITNFRDFDGVALLAMGVLYFCLWHKAPTDEKWRIFVTGVAMVISAIILNQLGHLIPVSHPSPTKFFSDVHHVTQLTGIATKDASSDSFPRDHGMLLMIFASYMLRYFSLRFFSLSVAIVLIFASPRIMIGAHWFTDVAVGSLSIVLVGMSWWLLTPACDKMIALLYRYTPAGHRQKKNIA; this is encoded by the coding sequence ATGTGTTTCCTGCATGTCTACCAAACAACTGTGGCTACTGATTGTTTTCAATCTGTTGGGTTTTACGCTGTTTTTTCCTGGTATCTTCCTGTCAATCATGGCGTCTGGTTCACCATTGATAAATCCATTTTCTACTGGTTCAATGATCAACTGGTCAGTAATCGGTTGCTCTCGTGGGTCATCGCGATTACTAATTTTCGCGATTTTGACGGTGTAGCCTTGCTGGCGATGGGTGTACTCTATTTTTGTTTGTGGCATAAAGCGCCAACTGATGAGAAATGGCGAATCTTCGTCACAGGTGTTGCTATGGTAATCAGCGCAATAATCTTAAATCAGCTGGGCCATTTGATACCGGTCTCTCATCCTAGCCCGACGAAATTCTTTTCTGATGTTCATCATGTGACTCAACTGACAGGAATTGCGACAAAGGATGCCTCGTCTGATAGTTTTCCCCGTGATCATGGTATGTTACTAATGATTTTTGCCAGCTATATGTTGCGCTACTTCTCACTGCGTTTTTTTTCTCTGTCTGTTGCTATCGTACTAATATTCGCCTCGCCGCGCATCATGATTGGCGCACACTGGTTTACTGATGTTGCTGTAGGTTCTCTCAGTATCGTTCTTGTTGGTATGAGCTGGTGGTTATTGACCCCCGCCTGCGACAAAATGATCGCGTTACTCTACCGGTATACGCCAGCGGGCCATAGACAGAAAAAAAATATTGCTTAA
- the pdeN_1 gene encoding putative cyclic di-GMP phosphodiesterase PdeN (ID:JIFNMEKO_01808;~source:Prodigal:2.6): MAFPSSVTKQATPPGKVAIRCVFVGLVSFTFFILVALATAVFQRNRSHVLLANDSQTYVRNIFEDLTNSLIPLKDWSQRPCHDVNSQLTQRAAFATNVRAILLVNKGIAYCSSATGSMGIYASHFSPDTDLNNDIDIRLIPDTPMVPGKPAIVLWIKSASDGSGIFTTLNIDITPWLLLASRPQEITGMAIVAGNEALTSWQQKVIPARLLPDSALKTVALPGYPVTLRLYGSILADQDLLLLLLCAVVFSMLTTGCYFLLITRRVHPGRDILLGMKRGEFHVVYQPIIDTRTGNVFALEALLRWSHRTEGSIPPDTFISYAESQQLIAPLTRHLLRLIARDAPQLATLLPAGTRLTVNMSPLHLTSNNFCEDITHWLETMPANYFPYVFEITERSMVNDNNAVSRFNWIHEHGIDLAIDDFGTGHSALIYLEKFNFDYIKIDGGFVQSIGMETVTSPVLDAVIHLAKKIKLHTIAEAVETEQQANWLIEKGVDYMQGYLFSHPCNIEALGLYLHTRSQNNKE; encoded by the coding sequence ATGGCATTCCCTTCCTCTGTCACAAAACAAGCCACTCCCCCTGGAAAGGTTGCGATACGGTGCGTTTTTGTTGGTCTGGTTTCGTTTACTTTTTTCATTTTGGTTGCGTTGGCTACCGCGGTTTTTCAGCGTAATCGGAGTCATGTGCTACTGGCAAATGACTCACAAACCTATGTTCGTAATATTTTTGAAGACCTGACAAATTCCCTTATTCCGCTAAAAGACTGGTCACAGCGCCCTTGCCACGATGTAAATTCACAACTGACACAGCGAGCGGCATTTGCAACCAATGTACGTGCAATTTTATTGGTTAACAAGGGAATAGCATATTGCTCATCAGCCACAGGGAGCATGGGGATTTATGCCAGTCACTTTTCACCAGATACTGATCTCAACAATGACATCGATATTCGTTTGATACCCGATACCCCTATGGTTCCGGGAAAGCCAGCCATTGTGTTGTGGATAAAATCGGCTTCTGATGGTAGTGGTATTTTTACCACACTGAATATTGATATCACACCCTGGTTGCTCCTGGCTTCACGACCTCAGGAGATCACCGGAATGGCCATTGTCGCTGGTAATGAAGCGCTAACAAGTTGGCAACAAAAAGTAATCCCTGCCCGCTTACTTCCCGATTCAGCACTAAAAACTGTTGCCCTGCCGGGTTATCCGGTAACACTGAGATTATATGGCTCAATACTGGCAGATCAGGATCTGCTGCTCTTGCTGCTCTGCGCTGTCGTGTTTTCTATGCTGACTACTGGCTGCTATTTTTTGCTGATCACGCGTCGGGTACATCCCGGGCGGGATATTTTATTAGGCATGAAGCGTGGTGAGTTTCATGTCGTTTATCAACCGATAATTGATACCAGAACGGGCAATGTCTTCGCTCTGGAGGCCCTATTGCGTTGGTCTCACAGAACCGAGGGATCGATCCCTCCTGATACTTTCATCAGTTATGCTGAATCACAACAGCTGATCGCGCCGCTTACTCGTCATCTGTTAAGGCTGATTGCCAGGGATGCTCCTCAGCTTGCAACCTTGCTGCCTGCCGGAACACGGTTAACTGTCAATATGTCACCTCTGCATCTGACTTCGAACAATTTTTGTGAAGATATCACCCACTGGCTGGAGACAATGCCAGCGAACTACTTCCCTTATGTATTCGAGATTACAGAACGCTCAATGGTGAATGATAACAATGCTGTCTCTCGTTTTAACTGGATACATGAACACGGAATTGATCTCGCCATTGATGATTTTGGTACCGGGCACAGTGCTCTCATCTACCTGGAAAAGTTCAATTTTGATTACATAAAGATTGATGGGGGCTTTGTGCAGAGTATTGGCATGGAGACGGTCACGTCCCCAGTGCTTGATGCAGTAATTCATCTGGCAAAAAAAATAAAGTTACACACCATCGCTGAAGCGGTGGAGACAGAACAACAAGCAAATTGGTTGATAGAGAAAGGCGTTGATTACATGCAAGGTTACTTATTTAGTCACCCATGCAATATTGAAGCTCTCGGGTTGTATCTGCACACCAGATCACAAAACAACAAAGAATAA